A window from Dehalobacter sp. DCA encodes these proteins:
- a CDS encoding DUF5667 domain-containing protein: protein MFKKRILVSVLCLLFTFAVAPTYVFAETVTGDTTTTESETITTGEDATNTTDDTANETTNDATNDTTADTVDEEIADEAGVTPDSWLYSLEQMIESVQVAVTFSAEGKAELLVEFANERLAEAEIMSEQNQLDLMEQVLKVYSDTIKKANFQVQQIIEDTEAVDGTDTTGTDATTAEEETTAATTEETTTDETAMDETVAVDTEENTVISNLLASIELVQSDADKIVLKISGNLTEEQAEIMQNIIQAEVQNTIAIKAYVAAKVAYAEAVQEFAAAKAELGQARASGDEAAIAAALGKVEQAQAYKNDMQDLRKDVQKIKVETMKETKEVLKEQAQNIKDYKKANKDQAVSGEEESLEAGDEQDATVADDQNATADGQSTSDETTVDAQAVQNTVINTSSNNGHNGKGQGKR, encoded by the coding sequence ATGTTCAAAAAAAGGATTTTGGTATCGGTTCTGTGTTTGCTTTTTACTTTTGCTGTTGCTCCAACTTATGTTTTTGCTGAAACAGTGACGGGTGACACTACAACAACTGAATCCGAGACCATAACAACTGGCGAGGATGCTACGAATACAACAGACGATACTGCTAACGAAACTACGAATGATGCTACAAATGATACTACAGCTGATACAGTCGATGAAGAAATTGCCGATGAAGCTGGTGTAACGCCGGACAGCTGGCTGTACTCACTCGAACAAATGATTGAAAGTGTTCAGGTGGCCGTGACCTTCTCTGCGGAAGGAAAAGCAGAACTGCTGGTCGAGTTTGCGAATGAAAGACTGGCTGAAGCGGAAATCATGTCCGAGCAAAACCAGTTGGATTTGATGGAACAGGTTTTGAAAGTCTATTCAGATACGATAAAGAAAGCCAATTTCCAGGTTCAACAGATCATTGAGGATACCGAAGCAGTTGACGGAACGGATACTACGGGTACAGATGCCACCACTGCCGAGGAAGAAACCACCGCAGCTACCACTGAAGAAACAACTACGGATGAAACAGCCATGGATGAAACGGTGGCAGTTGACACAGAAGAAAATACCGTCATCAGCAATCTACTTGCCAGCATTGAACTTGTCCAAAGTGATGCCGACAAAATTGTCCTGAAAATCAGCGGCAATCTGACGGAAGAACAGGCTGAGATCATGCAGAATATCATCCAAGCCGAAGTCCAGAATACCATTGCCATTAAAGCCTATGTAGCTGCGAAAGTAGCCTATGCTGAAGCTGTGCAAGAATTTGCAGCAGCCAAGGCGGAATTGGGACAAGCCCGTGCTTCAGGTGATGAGGCTGCCATCGCAGCCGCTCTGGGAAAAGTAGAACAGGCTCAAGCATATAAAAATGACATGCAGGACCTCAGAAAAGATGTTCAGAAAATCAAAGTTGAGACGATGAAAGAAACCAAAGAAGTCCTGAAAGAGCAAGCTCAGAACATAAAGGACTACAAGAAAGCCAATAAAGATCAGGCCGTAAGCGGCGAGGAAGAGAGCCTGGAAGCAGGGGACGAACAGGATGCAACAGTTGCAGACGATCAGAATGCCACAGCCGATGGCCAGTCTACTTCGGATGAAACAACAGTCGATGCACAGGCCGTTCAGAACACGGTCATAAATACCTCTTCAAATAACGGACATAACGGTAAAGGGCAAGGAAAAAGATAG
- a CDS encoding efflux RND transporter periplasmic adaptor subunit codes for MKFKMKRSEQGGSPDLKKPTGKKKMIITVIVILLVLLIGVRIYGAAQSAAEKKAAEQNRQNYVPVEALTLHKQSISSAITLSGKVEADKEASVVVGTPAKVAAVYTKVGDRVSKGQVLFSLDKTDLMSGYNQAAAAYQLAQAGYETNMANYENSKKNYENMKQLYEIGAVSKSELDQAAVVASDAVLETYKGQLAQAKAAYDAAQKSLNDMDVKAPIDGVLTALDVKIGSMVTSAVSPARVVDLSKVFVTVSISEQEINRVHSGQSVQIEVPAALVKVKGAIDSVSIAANAQGKYTLKTYIDNKDSMIKPGMFANVTLNIAGKDNVLAVPTDAVIFHGGKDVVYVAKDNAAAEMEVTTGLESGTETEIVSGLTEGDIVIIKGQNFVQDGTEIKVVTVDGKQVAQETTDTAASAQTGGGVQK; via the coding sequence ATGAAATTCAAAATGAAACGGTCTGAGCAGGGTGGCAGCCCGGACTTAAAAAAACCGACCGGGAAGAAGAAAATGATCATTACCGTGATCGTAATCCTGCTTGTCCTTCTGATCGGGGTAAGAATCTACGGGGCAGCGCAATCCGCAGCGGAAAAGAAGGCGGCAGAACAAAACAGACAGAATTATGTCCCGGTGGAAGCCTTGACCTTACATAAACAGAGCATCTCCTCTGCGATTACCTTAAGCGGTAAAGTTGAAGCGGATAAAGAAGCTTCCGTGGTCGTCGGCACCCCGGCCAAAGTGGCGGCGGTCTATACCAAAGTTGGGGACCGGGTCAGCAAGGGCCAGGTACTTTTCAGCCTTGATAAAACCGATTTGATGTCCGGCTATAACCAGGCCGCAGCGGCCTATCAACTGGCGCAGGCCGGCTATGAAACCAATATGGCCAATTATGAAAACAGCAAAAAGAATTATGAGAATATGAAACAGCTGTATGAAATCGGCGCGGTCAGCAAGTCCGAGCTTGATCAGGCTGCCGTGGTGGCTTCGGATGCGGTTCTGGAAACGTATAAAGGCCAGTTGGCCCAGGCCAAGGCTGCCTATGATGCGGCGCAAAAATCCCTGAATGATATGGATGTTAAGGCGCCGATCGACGGTGTCCTTACGGCGCTCGATGTGAAAATTGGGTCGATGGTAACGAGCGCCGTTTCTCCGGCCAGGGTGGTGGACCTGAGCAAAGTATTTGTAACGGTCAGCATTAGCGAGCAGGAGATTAACCGTGTGCACAGCGGCCAGTCTGTCCAGATTGAAGTGCCTGCAGCTTTAGTGAAAGTCAAAGGGGCTATTGACAGTGTAAGTATCGCAGCCAATGCCCAGGGGAAATATACGCTAAAAACCTACATTGACAATAAAGACAGCATGATCAAACCCGGCATGTTTGCCAATGTGACCTTAAACATTGCCGGCAAAGATAATGTCTTGGCTGTGCCGACCGATGCGGTGATTTTTCACGGCGGAAAAGACGTCGTGTATGTTGCCAAAGATAATGCTGCAGCCGAGATGGAAGTAACGACAGGACTTGAGAGCGGCACCGAGACTGAGATCGTCAGCGGACTGACGGAAGGGGACATCGTCATTATCAAAGGGCAGAACTTTGTACAGGATGGTACGGAAATCAAAGTCGTAACTGTTGACGGCAAGCAGGTTGCTCAGGAAACGACGGATACGGCAGCTTCGGCGCAAACAGGGGGAGGCGTTCAGAAGTGA
- a CDS encoding DUF1659 domain-containing protein: MAVVSAPSGAALVLVYQTGVSPAGAPITKQRTLNNIVYNASDQAVYETAHAIFGLSEYTLLDVYFRRTDELTNEA, translated from the coding sequence ATGGCCGTTGTTTCAGCACCATCCGGCGCGGCTCTGGTATTGGTTTATCAAACCGGAGTCAGCCCCGCCGGCGCTCCGATAACCAAACAGCGAACCCTTAACAATATTGTTTACAATGCTTCGGATCAAGCTGTCTATGAGACGGCTCACGCCATCTTCGGTCTGTCGGAATATACGCTGCTTGACGTTTACTTCAGAAGAACGGATGAATTAACAAACGAAGCGTAA
- a CDS encoding DUF3102 domain-containing protein, whose translation MDNPATERTPLVIAAEINMITYQTKKILLTSAIEIGRHLQEAKAMLKHGEWIKWLEESVNYSRRTASRLIKLYEEYEPSFPEEADSSNGTPVSHLTYTQALLLLGLPEEEREEFIARNNVGNMTKQELQQALKDRDQANQAKEQALQENQVLKKGLETIDSTISELKNEQAKAASMPTNPENVKAEVQSANNASSAGDAPSATTAPFTHNLKTEHDPDAHIKYVEKCDAYCKTIADTFFDLTTALTNLAHIDPNLKEEKRKGANQLIEYMAETIKMWPPPKKPLRVNS comes from the coding sequence ATGGATAATCCGGCTACCGAACGCACACCGCTTGTCATTGCGGCTGAAATAAATATGATAACCTACCAAACTAAGAAAATATTGCTTACCAGCGCCATTGAAATCGGCCGTCATTTGCAGGAAGCCAAGGCCATGCTCAAACACGGGGAATGGATTAAGTGGCTGGAAGAGTCTGTGAACTATTCTCGCCGAACTGCCTCCAGGCTGATAAAGCTCTACGAAGAGTACGAGCCTAGCTTCCCTGAAGAAGCCGACAGCTCAAATGGGACACCAGTGTCCCATTTGACTTACACCCAGGCTCTCCTCTTACTGGGTTTACCGGAAGAGGAGCGGGAGGAATTTATCGCGCGCAATAACGTCGGCAATATGACGAAACAGGAGCTGCAGCAGGCTCTTAAGGACAGAGATCAGGCCAATCAGGCAAAAGAGCAGGCGCTTCAGGAGAATCAAGTACTTAAAAAAGGACTGGAGACGATCGACAGCACCATCTCCGAATTAAAAAATGAGCAGGCTAAGGCTGCGTCAATGCCAACGAATCCTGAGAATGTCAAAGCAGAAGTCCAATCTGCCAACAATGCCTCCTCTGCCGGTGATGCCCCCTCTGCAACGACAGCCCCTTTTACCCACAACCTTAAAACCGAACATGACCCCGACGCTCACATCAAGTATGTAGAAAAATGCGACGCTTACTGCAAAACGATCGCCGATACCTTCTTCGATCTGACGACAGCGCTCACCAATCTGGCGCATATCGATCCGAACCTGAAAGAAGAAAAAAGAAAAGGGGCCAACCAGCTGATTGAATATATGGCAGAGACAATTAAGATGTGGCCGCCCCCTAAGAAGCCGCTTAGAGTTAATTCCTGA
- a CDS encoding cell wall-binding repeat-containing protein — protein sequence MKKNRFFFSAAIILCFLLVATALPASIQAATAPTVPTNLTAAAASSSSIDLTWDTVDGATSYWVYRSQSSTTNFLKIATVTDVSYTNTGLCANTTYYYKIRAYNSSGTSTYTSAVSAKTSAPTGEPLTPTGLEATTLSSSQIELVWDPSTDAESYYLFRDTSSSGSFTTKIATVKTTTYTSTGLTAGKRYYFKVQAYNSGFGTSSKSSYAYATTETAVPDMPDNLAATSVSSSQINLTWSSVSAATSYYVYRATSSSGTYSKIATVTDESYNNTGLSANTTYYYKIRSYNSYGTSDYSSYAYATTKSASSTGDTSNAYRLAGTDRYATAAKIAEDGWDSSYYAVIASGEGFSDALCGSPLAAKYDAPILLTSRYELNAQAKSELASLGVKQVFIIGGTGIISSSVEQAIKNLGISVTRIAGTDRYNTSLLVAEKIGTFDQAVVATGSNFPDALSIASIAGIKGYPILLTDKYSIQSDILSYLKSKVTTTIVVGGTGAISDSIYNKLPSPVRLNGDSRYTTNLSIIKYFASSFDFKNCYAATGENYPDALTGSALAAKNNAPVFLVSSSVSLSLLNYIKDQNISSFTAFGSSNVLSSSVLNSMVASVSGTSSKIPAIPDDLTAIASSPIEIDLDWDAVTDATGYYVYRATSSTGTYTKIDTVQTSSYTDDGLTAGKTYYYKVKAYNSYGESDYSTRAYDTTDADYALDTPSNLEATALNSKEIYLSWDEVDGASYYYIYRSTSSSGTYTKIKTVSTNSYTDTGLTAEETYYYKIQAYGSDGLSAFSSVKYDKTDAVSVPATLTATALSSSQIKLTWETVSDAESYYIYRATSETGTYTKIATVTALEYTNTGLTSGKTYYYNIKAYNGSSLSDYSSVAEATTE from the coding sequence ATGAAAAAAAACAGATTCTTTTTTTCAGCTGCGATTATCCTTTGTTTCTTACTGGTAGCAACAGCATTGCCAGCAAGTATTCAAGCAGCAACGGCACCTACAGTACCGACCAACTTAACTGCGGCTGCTGCAAGCTCCAGCTCAATTGACTTGACCTGGGATACTGTCGATGGGGCTACCTCATACTGGGTTTATCGGTCGCAGTCTTCAACAACAAACTTTCTGAAGATTGCAACGGTCACGGATGTATCTTATACCAATACAGGCTTATGCGCGAACACAACATACTATTACAAAATAAGAGCTTATAATAGCAGCGGGACAAGCACTTATACATCAGCCGTATCCGCAAAGACCTCTGCTCCCACTGGGGAACCGTTAACCCCAACCGGTCTGGAGGCAACAACGCTTAGTTCGAGTCAGATTGAGCTTGTCTGGGATCCGTCAACAGATGCAGAATCTTATTATCTCTTTAGAGATACTTCGTCTTCAGGCTCTTTTACTACAAAAATCGCCACAGTGAAGACGACCACGTATACCAGCACTGGGCTGACTGCAGGCAAACGGTATTATTTCAAGGTTCAGGCGTATAACAGCGGTTTTGGGACCAGCAGTAAATCATCTTACGCCTATGCCACGACGGAAACGGCAGTGCCTGATATGCCGGATAATCTGGCTGCAACTTCAGTGAGTTCCAGCCAGATTAATCTGACCTGGAGTTCGGTGTCTGCAGCAACATCATATTATGTTTACCGAGCCACCAGTTCTTCCGGGACGTACTCCAAAATAGCAACAGTTACGGATGAAAGTTACAATAATACGGGACTTTCTGCGAATACGACCTATTATTATAAAATTAGATCTTACAATAGCTATGGAACAAGCGATTATTCTTCATATGCCTATGCGACAACTAAATCTGCAAGCAGTACTGGAGACACCTCGAATGCCTATCGACTGGCCGGTACAGACCGTTATGCTACTGCTGCCAAAATTGCAGAAGATGGTTGGGACTCTTCCTATTATGCAGTAATTGCCAGCGGAGAAGGTTTCTCGGATGCTTTATGCGGATCACCACTGGCGGCTAAATACGATGCGCCGATCTTACTGACATCGAGGTATGAACTGAATGCGCAGGCAAAAAGTGAATTGGCCAGCCTTGGGGTAAAGCAAGTATTTATTATCGGAGGAACTGGAATAATATCGTCCTCGGTCGAACAGGCAATTAAAAACCTTGGTATCAGCGTTACCAGAATTGCCGGTACGGACCGCTATAATACATCCTTGCTGGTAGCGGAAAAGATAGGAACTTTTGACCAGGCAGTGGTTGCTACCGGGAGCAATTTCCCTGATGCATTGTCTATTGCTTCGATAGCCGGGATTAAAGGGTATCCGATTCTGCTAACGGACAAGTATTCGATCCAGTCTGATATTCTTTCTTACTTAAAAAGTAAAGTCACGACTACGATTGTGGTCGGAGGTACCGGTGCAATTAGCGACAGCATTTATAACAAGCTGCCTTCCCCTGTGAGACTGAACGGTGATAGCCGGTACACAACGAACCTCAGTATTATCAAATATTTTGCGAGTAGCTTTGATTTTAAAAACTGTTACGCTGCAACCGGTGAAAACTACCCGGATGCATTAACCGGCTCGGCACTTGCAGCTAAAAATAATGCGCCAGTCTTTCTGGTCAGCAGTTCGGTGAGCCTTTCTCTTTTAAACTATATTAAGGATCAAAATATATCGTCATTTACCGCATTTGGAAGTTCCAATGTCCTGTCATCATCTGTCTTAAACAGTATGGTCGCATCAGTGTCGGGAACAAGCAGCAAGATACCTGCCATACCGGATGATCTGACTGCTATTGCCTCAAGCCCGATCGAGATTGATCTGGACTGGGATGCGGTAACCGATGCGACAGGCTACTATGTTTATAGAGCGACATCATCTACCGGGACCTATACAAAAATTGATACCGTCCAAACGAGCTCTTACACGGATGATGGTCTCACAGCTGGAAAAACTTACTATTATAAAGTTAAAGCCTATAACAGCTATGGAGAGAGCGACTATTCCACAAGGGCGTATGACACAACAGATGCAGACTATGCGTTGGATACCCCTTCAAACCTTGAGGCAACTGCCTTGAATTCAAAAGAAATTTACCTGAGTTGGGATGAAGTTGATGGTGCCAGTTATTACTATATCTACAGGTCAACCTCATCCTCAGGTACTTACACCAAAATCAAAACTGTTTCGACCAATTCGTATACCGATACAGGGCTCACAGCGGAGGAAACTTATTATTACAAGATACAGGCATACGGAAGCGATGGGTTGAGCGCCTTTTCATCTGTGAAGTATGACAAGACAGACGCAGTAAGCGTACCTGCTACGTTGACAGCTACAGCATTGAGTTCCAGCCAGATCAAATTGACCTGGGAGACCGTCAGTGATGCCGAGTCCTATTATATTTACAGGGCAACCTCCGAGACCGGAACGTATACCAAGATTGCAACCGTAACCGCTCTTGAATATACAAATACTGGGCTCACTTCAGGAAAAACATACTATTACAACATCAAGGCCTATAATGGCAGCAGTCTAAGTGATTATTCCTCAGTGGCTGAGGCAACGACCGAATAG
- a CDS encoding efflux RND transporter permease subunit, producing the protein MKISETSVKRPVTVLMLVFIIIILGFVSFTRIPLDLMPEMELPYAIVSTSYNGAGPQEIENLVTQPIEKAVSTAQNVKNISSITSEGSSLVILEFNYGVDMDQVALDLREKIDLIKDYFPDGVSSPMVLKLNMNSTPVLTLSISSSTMSLSELQTLSEDTIQPRLERAEGVASVSVTGGTKDIIEIRTKSEKLAGYGISLAYLQGILASENVNLPGGTVKKGTQELTVKTTGEFMSVAEIEQLLIPLPTGGNVQLKDLADIELKPDQQTTISKANGNPGVNISIQKRSDANTVQVAEAAYVEIDKIQDELKDVKITVVMDNAAYIKASLYSVAEHGVIGALLAVLVLYIFLRNIRSTLIIASAIPISIIATFCLLYFTGITLNLMTLGGLMLGIGRLVDDSVVVLENIYRFRQNGYSRVEAAVKGSSEVIIAVMASTLTTVAVFLPIVFVQGLTSTLFRQFALTIAFSLGASLVVSMTVVPMLASKLLKVERKNQTAGFADAGKTGETDKAYTQTEAAEASETSETSETVKVAITDAAEDEENGRGFFRTPAFLAKAHDKFDQGYEALLQGYKKLLRWALGHRKRVFIVTTIVFVVSIASVAAVGTEFFPTTDEGMLSISVTLPDGAKVGDTSAVMREIETKIEDIPEIDTIFLDAGSSGTMSLTGAQGNVGTFTVKLLPLTDRKRGVVEISDEIRDRIKDVPGAKTSVAATQSVMSAGDPISITIKGENLDQLKKIGDDFVTVIKKVPGTREVKSSYEDGIPEVEINVDRKAASQYGLSAGTIASAVKASISGATATQFKYNGTEIDVKIKGDETFNRNLQALEQIPITTGLGYTVTLGQVADVSVSRGPVSISRDNQARTLTVSGQISGRDVGSVSKDIQTALADYRMPNNYTYEMGGQQQEMVDAFSDLFLALGLAVVLVYMVMASQFESLVYPFVIMFSIPLGFAGAFLGLFITGKPLSVMGIIGIIMLAGIVVSNAIVLVDYINTRRRTYKEDVHEAIINAGPIRLRPIIMTTLTTVLAMLPLSLGIGEGSEFQAPMAIVVITGLLFSTLVTLVLIPVMYSFTDDLSNKFKRKFRKDKKSKPVIAVNTDQHTL; encoded by the coding sequence GTGAAAATATCTGAAACGTCGGTAAAACGCCCTGTTACAGTCCTGATGCTTGTTTTTATTATCATCATTCTCGGATTTGTGTCCTTCACGCGTATTCCGCTGGACTTGATGCCCGAAATGGAATTGCCTTATGCAATCGTGAGTACATCCTACAATGGAGCAGGCCCTCAGGAGATTGAAAACCTGGTCACGCAGCCAATCGAAAAGGCTGTTTCCACAGCCCAGAATGTCAAAAATATCAGCTCCATCACTTCGGAAGGCAGTTCGCTTGTTATTCTGGAGTTTAATTATGGAGTCGATATGGATCAGGTTGCCCTCGACCTCAGAGAAAAAATTGACCTGATTAAAGATTACTTCCCCGACGGCGTCAGCAGCCCAATGGTCTTGAAACTCAATATGAATTCAACCCCGGTCTTGACGCTTTCTATTTCGTCATCGACGATGAGTCTCTCCGAACTGCAAACCCTGTCGGAAGATACGATCCAACCGAGACTGGAAAGAGCGGAAGGGGTTGCTTCCGTGTCCGTGACCGGCGGAACCAAGGATATTATTGAAATCCGGACAAAAAGTGAGAAATTAGCCGGTTATGGCATTAGCCTCGCTTACCTTCAGGGAATCCTGGCTTCGGAGAATGTCAACCTGCCCGGAGGTACGGTCAAGAAAGGGACCCAGGAGCTGACTGTCAAAACGACCGGGGAATTCATGTCGGTAGCTGAGATCGAGCAGCTGCTTATTCCGCTGCCTACCGGCGGAAATGTTCAGCTGAAAGATTTAGCCGATATCGAATTAAAGCCGGATCAGCAGACAACCATTTCCAAAGCGAACGGCAATCCCGGTGTCAATATTTCGATCCAAAAACGTTCCGACGCCAATACAGTCCAAGTTGCGGAAGCAGCCTATGTAGAGATCGACAAAATCCAGGATGAACTAAAAGATGTCAAGATTACGGTGGTCATGGATAATGCAGCCTATATCAAGGCTTCATTGTATTCGGTCGCGGAGCATGGGGTTATCGGCGCTCTCCTGGCGGTACTGGTCCTGTACATTTTCCTGCGAAATATCCGTTCTACCCTGATTATTGCTTCAGCTATCCCGATTTCCATTATTGCGACGTTTTGTCTATTATATTTTACCGGCATTACGCTGAATCTGATGACGCTGGGCGGATTAATGCTTGGTATTGGCCGTCTGGTTGACGATTCGGTCGTGGTGCTCGAAAATATCTACCGCTTCCGACAGAACGGCTATTCCAGGGTCGAAGCGGCAGTGAAAGGATCTTCGGAAGTAATCATCGCTGTCATGGCTTCCACGCTGACGACGGTCGCAGTCTTTTTACCGATCGTCTTTGTCCAGGGATTAACCTCCACACTATTCCGGCAGTTTGCCTTGACGATCGCGTTTTCGCTCGGAGCATCGCTGGTCGTTTCGATGACGGTTGTCCCGATGCTCGCTTCCAAGCTGCTGAAAGTAGAGCGGAAGAATCAGACTGCTGGTTTTGCTGATGCTGGTAAGACAGGGGAAACGGATAAAGCATATACACAGACCGAAGCGGCTGAAGCATCCGAAACATCCGAAACATCCGAAACAGTGAAAGTAGCCATAACGGATGCAGCGGAAGATGAAGAAAATGGCAGGGGATTCTTCCGTACTCCTGCGTTCCTGGCGAAAGCCCACGATAAATTTGACCAGGGCTATGAAGCGCTGCTCCAGGGGTATAAGAAACTGCTCAGATGGGCCCTGGGCCACAGGAAACGCGTTTTTATCGTTACAACCATTGTCTTTGTCGTTTCCATTGCCTCTGTTGCCGCTGTTGGGACAGAATTCTTCCCGACGACGGATGAAGGCATGCTCTCGATCAGCGTTACGCTTCCTGACGGGGCAAAGGTCGGCGATACCTCGGCGGTCATGCGTGAAATTGAAACGAAGATAGAAGATATTCCCGAGATCGATACCATCTTCCTGGATGCCGGATCATCCGGAACCATGAGCCTGACAGGCGCACAAGGCAACGTTGGTACCTTTACCGTGAAGCTGCTTCCTTTAACGGATCGGAAACGCGGCGTCGTGGAGATCTCCGATGAAATCCGGGACCGGATTAAGGACGTACCCGGGGCCAAAACCAGTGTCGCAGCAACCCAGTCCGTGATGAGTGCCGGTGATCCGATCAGCATCACCATCAAAGGTGAAAATCTGGATCAGCTGAAGAAGATCGGAGACGATTTTGTCACCGTGATTAAAAAAGTCCCGGGAACCCGCGAAGTTAAATCCAGCTATGAAGACGGAATACCGGAAGTTGAAATCAACGTGGACCGTAAGGCGGCCAGCCAGTATGGTCTGAGTGCCGGAACAATCGCCTCTGCGGTAAAAGCATCGATCAGCGGGGCAACCGCGACACAGTTCAAATACAATGGGACCGAAATCGATGTAAAGATCAAAGGGGACGAAACGTTTAACCGGAATCTCCAAGCCCTTGAGCAAATTCCCATTACCACGGGCCTCGGCTATACCGTTACGTTGGGCCAAGTGGCGGATGTTTCCGTCAGCCGCGGTCCTGTCAGCATCAGCAGGGACAACCAGGCGAGGACCCTGACGGTCTCCGGTCAGATCAGCGGCAGGGACGTCGGCAGTGTCTCCAAAGATATTCAGACGGCGCTGGCAGATTACCGGATGCCGAATAATTATACCTATGAAATGGGCGGACAGCAGCAGGAAATGGTCGATGCATTCAGTGACCTGTTCCTTGCGCTCGGACTTGCCGTGGTTCTGGTCTATATGGTCATGGCTTCCCAATTTGAGTCGCTGGTTTATCCGTTTGTCATCATGTTTTCCATCCCGCTTGGATTTGCCGGAGCGTTCTTAGGATTATTCATCACCGGTAAACCATTAAGCGTTATGGGGATTATTGGTATTATCATGCTGGCCGGTATTGTCGTTTCCAATGCGATCGTTCTGGTCGACTATATCAATACACGACGAAGAACGTACAAGGAGGACGTGCATGAGGCAATAATCAATGCAGGACCGATCCGCTTGCGGCCGATCATCATG
- a CDS encoding DUF2922 domain-containing protein: MAVTTNRTARLTFATAGGNTFSLTVPQPREDIQLTEAMDVMNSLIAGGIFLTANGSLTGVKDIKVIETTTS, from the coding sequence TTGGCTGTGACCACCAACCGAACAGCAAGATTAACCTTCGCAACTGCCGGAGGGAACACGTTTTCCCTAACGGTTCCCCAACCGCGAGAGGATATTCAGCTGACTGAAGCCATGGACGTTATGAACTCGCTTATAGCAGGCGGGATATTCCTTACGGCAAACGGTTCCCTTACAGGAGTAAAGGATATAAAGGTCATCGAAACAACAACCTCTTAG